The following coding sequences are from one Bacteroidales bacterium window:
- a CDS encoding NAD(P)-binding domain-containing protein — translation MKNDVLLGIVGGGSMATALAKLLQENGFHVLWYIRRREVIEYIKKFGHNPDYLSSVEFDPSKISFYHNIQDIFEVSDYLFLAIPAAFLNKALSEVDEELICEKFIISTIKGIIPDFNLIPSEYFAQFFNFSLENYAILAGPSHAEELVMNKISYLTIGSTNIKFAEFLKNILSSNNIKFSLSTDVKGIEYAATLKNIYAIAAGISDGLNYGDNFISVLIIHAIKEMQFFLNSINHFNRDINSSVYAGDLLVTAYSQFSRNRAFGRLIGKGYSVNYSRIEMKQVAEGYYATKCMKEIADKMNIHMPILETVYRILYKELSPSREMKKLSEILT, via the coding sequence ATGAAGAACGATGTATTACTTGGTATTGTTGGTGGCGGAAGTATGGCAACAGCTCTTGCCAAATTACTTCAGGAAAATGGCTTTCACGTCTTATGGTATATTCGAAGACGAGAAGTGATTGAATATATAAAAAAATTCGGACATAATCCAGATTATTTAAGTTCAGTTGAGTTTGATCCCAGCAAAATTAGCTTCTACCACAATATTCAGGATATTTTCGAAGTATCTGATTATTTGTTTCTTGCTATACCAGCAGCATTTCTAAACAAAGCACTTTCTGAAGTTGATGAAGAACTCATTTGTGAAAAGTTTATCATCTCTACCATCAAGGGAATTATTCCAGATTTCAATCTCATTCCTTCTGAATATTTTGCCCAGTTTTTTAATTTTTCGCTTGAGAATTATGCAATATTAGCAGGTCCCAGTCATGCCGAAGAATTGGTCATGAATAAGATATCTTATCTTACTATTGGAAGTACTAACATAAAATTTGCTGAATTTCTTAAAAATATTTTATCGTCCAACAACATTAAGTTTTCTTTATCCACCGATGTGAAAGGAATAGAATATGCGGCAACTCTAAAAAATATTTATGCTATTGCAGCCGGTATCAGTGATGGATTAAATTATGGCGATAATTTTATTAGTGTTCTAATTATTCATGCTATAAAAGAAATGCAATTTTTTCTCAATTCCATCAATCACTTTAATAGAGATATAAATTCTTCTGTGTATGCTGGTGATTTACTCGTGACAGCATATAGTCAGTTCAGTCGTAACAGAGCTTTTGGCCGACTTATTGGAAAAGGCTATAGTGTAAATTATTCAAGAATTGAAATGAAACAAGTTGCAGAAGGTTATTACGCCACCAAATGTATGAAAGAAATTGCTGATAAAATGAATATTCACATGCCTATTCTCGAAACCGTTTATCGGATCCTCTACAAAGAACTGTCTCCCTCACGAGAGATGAAAAAGCTTTCAGAAATTTTGACATGA
- a CDS encoding M28 family peptidase, whose product MIRSLFTSLFYLFYFTYAGILRCQLSFLSQEEKQKFLIEIKKHIYTFSADRMHGREAGTKGEKKASKYIIRTLKQLHIQPLLDTYEDRFTIPSLPSVKKAVLIVDKTTFTYPNDFGIYQLLQDDNGLLAFKQLSYQSVDTISFTGSTFAKLEIDPKLGKKHWEDSLSFLMIEKLKQKFAYSTGNTLLLASNRPMSLPSKIIPRYYSHQNILFVRSKKLEKYLTNSRFPIKYGISVHFSSDTTSVSRNILGWIDNQAPTTILLSAHYDHLGYGLSNSRNIGKPMVHNGADDNASGVAFVLALAKYIISHPQLFNNHNYIFAFWSAEEKGLLGSKHFVNKYPDILNKTIAALNFDMVGRFDSTQRPLYILGTGSSPIWDSLFYVSFGEKNYIKKVPGSIRGSDQYSFYIKQIPVLFFFTGMHQDYHTHDDDPEKIYYDGMIKILEITLNLLAELNKIKYLPFSNVPEENTISHGRTKHSLGIVPDLSWQGKGVRIDGIVSGKIAEKIGLQPGDIIVRINEIDIENIYQYMQVLNKLTSDKEHLIFILRQENKLSFPFQLN is encoded by the coding sequence ATGATCAGATCTCTTTTTACCTCCTTATTTTATTTATTTTATTTTACCTATGCTGGCATCCTCAGATGCCAGCTTTCTTTTTTATCTCAAGAAGAGAAGCAAAAATTTTTGATTGAAATAAAAAAACATATTTATACCTTCTCGGCTGATAGAATGCACGGTCGTGAAGCTGGTACAAAGGGAGAAAAAAAAGCATCCAAATACATTATTCGAACATTAAAACAACTACACATCCAACCTTTATTGGACACTTACGAAGATCGATTTACTATTCCATCTCTCCCTAGTGTAAAAAAAGCAGTGCTTATTGTCGACAAAACGACCTTTACCTACCCCAATGATTTTGGCATCTACCAGCTATTACAAGACGACAATGGCTTACTTGCTTTCAAACAATTAAGCTACCAGTCTGTAGATACGATATCTTTTACAGGATCAACTTTTGCTAAACTCGAAATTGATCCAAAACTGGGTAAAAAACATTGGGAAGACAGTTTGAGTTTTCTTATGATTGAAAAACTAAAACAAAAATTTGCATATTCAACAGGTAACACATTATTATTGGCAAGCAATCGTCCCATGTCATTACCATCCAAAATTATACCTCGTTATTACTCACATCAAAATATTCTTTTCGTTCGATCAAAAAAACTTGAAAAATATTTAACCAACTCACGCTTTCCCATTAAATATGGTATATCGGTTCATTTTTCTTCAGATACTACCAGCGTTTCCAGAAATATCCTAGGTTGGATTGATAACCAAGCTCCAACCACAATTCTTTTAAGTGCTCATTATGACCATCTTGGCTATGGTTTAAGCAATTCACGAAATATTGGAAAACCAATGGTTCATAATGGTGCTGATGATAACGCTAGTGGAGTTGCTTTTGTACTAGCCTTGGCCAAATATATAATTTCTCATCCTCAATTATTTAACAATCATAATTACATATTTGCTTTTTGGAGCGCTGAAGAAAAAGGACTACTTGGTAGCAAGCACTTTGTAAACAAATATCCTGATATCTTGAACAAAACAATTGCTGCACTCAATTTCGACATGGTGGGGCGTTTCGACTCTACTCAACGACCTCTTTACATTTTGGGTACTGGTTCAAGTCCAATTTGGGATAGTTTATTTTATGTCTCCTTCGGAGAAAAAAACTACATCAAGAAAGTACCTGGTAGTATTCGGGGCTCAGATCAATATAGTTTTTACATTAAACAAATTCCCGTCCTTTTCTTTTTCACCGGGATGCATCAAGATTACCACACTCATGATGATGATCCTGAGAAAATCTACTACGACGGCATGATAAAGATCCTTGAAATAACCCTTAATCTTTTAGCCGAGCTAAATAAGATCAAATATTTACCATTCTCGAATGTACCAGAAGAAAACACTATTTCACACGGAAGAACAAAACATTCTTTGGGAATTGTACCTGACTTATCTTGGCAAGGAAAGGGTGTTCGTATTGATGGTATTGTTTCGGGCAAAATCGCTGAAAAAATTGGCCTCCAACCAGGTGATATAATCGTAAGAATTAATGAAATTGATATAGAAAACATCTATCAATACATGCAGGTCCTGAACAAATTAACTTCGGATAAAGAGCATTTGATTTTCATCCTTCGACAGGAGAATAAGTTAAGTTTTCCATTCCAACTCAACTAG
- a CDS encoding HAMP domain-containing histidine kinase: MYFIKKITPVMRKSYLFIVFVMMVMIIYLTISQQKNVEIKRFYRKINHAFKTLDTWQAKVLKYSVKEFLNFFYQKDVTAWVYVNENLTGWSGNQYPEPDKKILKESNGSTISFVSNGWDIIKKRSKKDTIFLIQLPIYLNYTFRNDFVQPHFSSFFQGIRHLAIKPPVSHDATECLSIDAYGVCLPFVYEPGFHEDDPYQWIMPMLLYVLVFLLFSGSRKYVHNYVRSYVLKVLFIIVSTFFIWFTLHLVYSIPVWKGLIIKQPHFFAWSIRLPSLADLLNVLMAFFWFTGLTLRLLKNFQWVIAKKEWKYFVVFLCWTTIWLFMVAFYVFLPAFFHNSSWYWNFKDLTTFDLLQIWLFFTVLLASTVIAIFWYHASNIIQKTKLKEHYVGLIFVLSGSLIFVFTKHLIFWQDYLVIGGFLILAYLLLVLVKMDQLKKTLLLFFALVIFSFLVVLSLRKIYHEKLKQNLKILSLYLSSGRDHLAEYLIDETLQEFIQKSDSNINEEIKIRETISQLFKKGYLSNFSSQLIVCSSQDKILIRPFNEECNCWKYFKNKIDSNGIFVKPGIFFFKENNRGYYLVNFPLYRKTDTIQVFIELFPLMLEKTQDYPNLLVDRNSDVMIISSFVSYALYDNGELSYSKGQFVFPFRIDTSWLMTDTAKFVETKTHYMFNVKTDQGSDLLLIGEKMGFNHMWTGFSFVFLLSIFYTFFVFLFIPSFSFLSPSDKGLSTRFQRMLLWFILVSFSISVFFSVQNLLRISHRKNQELLHEKGQNLKLELEAMIASDSTLFNADWLTSFVLNYGYKNHVDINLYNWEGKLLTTTRPELYERNLIAPYIDPTVFEKLKEHVSPYVIRREKIEKLGYYSAYYPLYDRNYHVMGFIQVPYFTREQQFNEELFSYISSMVNLYLIIIFLGVILVYVLTKPILRPLSLIKNRMRTIRLSGVNEKITWEGQDEIADLIEAYNSMVDELALKAQQLAENERELAWRDMARQVAHEIKNPLTPMKLSTQYIWKLWVDKDKDFSSKFENYIKSLQKQIDSLDNIASSFSSLGKLVQPDQSQKTSVHDLVQDVVTLFLSDEYDLRVSLPEKKCWIIGDYQHWRQVLINLLKNAVQALVEERRGEISINVSCLNDQVCIAIQDNGRGMSKEEMSRIFQPNFTTKTSGSGLGLAIAKTIVEMYGGKIVCESQLHVGSCFTLILKTNS; the protein is encoded by the coding sequence ATGTATTTCATAAAAAAAATTACACCCGTTATGAGAAAATCATATCTATTTATAGTTTTTGTGATGATGGTAATGATAATTTATCTAACTATTTCACAACAAAAAAATGTCGAAATCAAACGATTTTATCGAAAAATTAATCATGCTTTCAAAACATTGGATACATGGCAAGCAAAAGTGTTGAAATATTCTGTTAAAGAATTTTTGAATTTTTTTTACCAAAAAGATGTCACAGCATGGGTATATGTAAATGAAAATTTGACAGGTTGGTCGGGAAATCAATATCCTGAACCAGATAAAAAAATTTTGAAAGAAAGTAACGGATCAACTATTTCATTTGTTTCTAATGGCTGGGATATTATCAAAAAAAGGTCAAAAAAGGATACTATTTTTTTAATACAGCTCCCCATATATCTTAATTATACGTTTAGGAATGATTTTGTTCAACCTCATTTTTCATCTTTTTTTCAAGGGATTAGGCATTTAGCTATCAAACCTCCAGTAAGTCATGACGCTACCGAGTGCTTGTCAATTGATGCCTATGGTGTTTGTTTACCATTTGTATACGAACCAGGTTTTCATGAAGATGATCCTTATCAGTGGATCATGCCTATGTTGTTATATGTATTAGTTTTTCTACTTTTCAGCGGATCAAGAAAATATGTGCATAATTATGTTAGAAGTTACGTATTGAAAGTTTTATTTATTATCGTTTCAACTTTTTTCATCTGGTTTACTCTTCACTTGGTTTATTCTATCCCTGTGTGGAAAGGATTAATTATTAAACAACCTCATTTTTTTGCGTGGAGCATTCGCCTACCTTCCCTAGCAGATTTATTGAATGTTTTAATGGCATTTTTTTGGTTTACTGGATTAACTCTCCGCTTGTTGAAAAATTTTCAATGGGTAATAGCCAAGAAAGAATGGAAGTACTTTGTGGTTTTTCTGTGCTGGACCACAATTTGGCTATTCATGGTAGCTTTTTATGTCTTTTTACCTGCTTTTTTTCATAACAGCAGCTGGTACTGGAATTTTAAAGATCTGACAACATTTGATTTGCTTCAAATTTGGCTTTTCTTCACAGTTTTGCTGGCTTCCACTGTAATTGCTATTTTTTGGTACCATGCGTCAAATATTATTCAAAAAACCAAGTTAAAAGAACATTACGTTGGATTAATTTTTGTTTTGTCGGGTTCGTTGATTTTCGTTTTTACTAAGCATTTGATTTTTTGGCAAGATTATTTAGTTATTGGTGGCTTTTTAATTCTTGCTTATTTACTGCTGGTTTTAGTAAAAATGGATCAGCTCAAAAAAACGCTTTTGTTGTTTTTTGCATTGGTCATATTTTCATTTCTTGTGGTGTTATCTTTAAGAAAGATTTATCACGAAAAGTTAAAGCAAAACCTCAAAATATTATCTCTGTATCTGAGTTCTGGGAGAGACCATCTGGCTGAATATCTGATCGATGAGACTTTGCAGGAGTTCATACAAAAATCTGATTCTAATATCAATGAAGAAATCAAGATTCGTGAAACAATCTCTCAGCTTTTTAAAAAAGGTTATTTATCGAATTTTAGTTCTCAGCTTATTGTTTGTTCTTCGCAGGACAAGATTCTTATCAGGCCGTTTAACGAAGAATGCAATTGTTGGAAGTATTTTAAAAATAAGATCGATTCAAATGGTATTTTTGTAAAACCTGGTATTTTTTTCTTTAAAGAAAACAATCGGGGTTATTATTTGGTCAATTTTCCACTTTATCGTAAGACCGATACAATCCAAGTTTTTATAGAACTATTTCCTTTGATGTTAGAAAAGACGCAGGATTATCCAAATCTATTGGTCGACAGGAATTCAGACGTAATGATTATTTCATCTTTTGTATCTTATGCCTTATATGATAATGGAGAATTAAGCTATAGCAAAGGTCAGTTTGTATTCCCATTTCGAATAGATACTTCATGGTTAATGACTGATACAGCAAAGTTCGTTGAAACAAAGACACATTACATGTTTAACGTAAAAACGGATCAGGGATCAGATCTTTTACTGATAGGGGAAAAAATGGGATTTAATCATATGTGGACAGGGTTTAGTTTTGTTTTTCTCTTATCTATTTTTTATACGTTTTTTGTATTCCTTTTTATTCCAAGTTTTTCTTTTTTATCTCCAAGCGACAAAGGACTTTCAACTCGTTTTCAAAGAATGCTGCTCTGGTTCATCCTAGTTTCATTCAGCATATCGGTTTTCTTTTCAGTTCAAAATTTACTACGAATTAGTCATAGGAAAAATCAAGAGTTACTGCATGAAAAAGGGCAAAATTTAAAACTAGAACTTGAAGCTATGATTGCATCCGATTCAACATTATTCAACGCAGATTGGCTCACATCATTTGTCCTTAACTATGGCTACAAAAATCATGTAGACATCAATCTATATAACTGGGAAGGAAAACTTCTAACTACAACCCGTCCTGAGCTTTATGAAAGAAACCTCATCGCTCCATATATAGATCCAACGGTTTTTGAAAAATTAAAAGAACATGTATCTCCCTACGTTATTAGAAGAGAAAAGATAGAAAAACTGGGTTATTATTCAGCCTATTATCCCCTTTACGACAGGAATTATCATGTCATGGGATTTATCCAAGTTCCGTATTTTACACGTGAGCAACAATTTAATGAAGAATTATTTTCATACATTTCATCGATGGTAAATCTGTATCTTATTATTATATTTCTGGGGGTTATTTTGGTGTATGTTTTGACGAAACCGATATTGCGACCTTTAAGTTTAATTAAAAACAGAATGAGAACTATTCGTCTCAGTGGTGTGAATGAAAAAATTACATGGGAGGGGCAAGATGAAATAGCTGACTTGATTGAAGCATACAACAGCATGGTTGATGAACTTGCTCTTAAGGCTCAGCAATTGGCTGAAAACGAACGTGAATTAGCTTGGCGAGATATGGCTAGGCAGGTTGCTCATGAAATAAAAAATCCACTTACCCCAATGAAGCTTTCAACCCAATACATTTGGAAACTTTGGGTAGATAAAGACAAAGATTTTTCGTCTAAGTTCGAAAACTACATTAAAAGCTTGCAAAAACAAATTGATTCGCTTGATAACATTGCATCTTCTTTTTCTAGTCTAGGAAAACTAGTCCAGCCAGATCAAAGCCAAAAAACATCCGTACACGATTTAGTGCAGGATGTTGTAACCTTGTTTCTTTCGGATGAATATGATTTAAGGGTTTCTCTACCAGAAAAGAAATGCTGGATTATAGGAGATTATCAACATTGGAGACAGGTTTTAATTAACCTTTTAAAGAATGCAGTTCAAGCACTTGTTGAGGAACGAAGAGGTGAAATTTCTATCAATGTTTCATGCCTAAACGATCAAGTTTGTATTGCTATTCAAGACAATGGGAGGGGAATGTCGAAGGAGGAAATGAGCAGAATTTTTCAGCCCAACTTCACCACGAAAACATCTGGAAGTGGACTGGGACTAGCCATAGCTAAAACCATAGTAGAAATGTATGGTGGTAAAATCGTTTGTGAATCTCAACTCCATGTGGGCAGTTGTTTTACATTAATCCTGAAAACTAATTCATGA
- a CDS encoding DUF58 domain-containing protein: MIDWNDRKIYQFGHLALRARQAVAGFITGIHKSPYHGFSVEFSEYKPYNKGESTRFIDWKLFARSQKLFLKRFKEETNLRAYFILDGSRSMLFPKDETTALEQQSKFHFATYLAASLMVVLHEQKDAVGLSLIGDKIIFHSSVRSSFSHHRFLLQVLEQHLEKMYEEKPQQTELVACLHEIAERIHRRSLIILLTDFMDVRHNMNELYDALLHIRHNKNEVILFHVIDGQLEGEFQFNNQPHKFIDLESGGLVKIRPAEIRDTYIRNFAQWLKMIEDMAIEFGMDYQLANLRSGLEGVLIPFFMRRLQVRS, encoded by the coding sequence TTGATAGATTGGAATGATCGTAAGATTTATCAGTTTGGCCATCTAGCGTTACGAGCTAGACAAGCTGTAGCAGGTTTTATTACTGGCATTCACAAAAGCCCTTATCATGGTTTTTCAGTTGAATTTTCTGAATATAAACCATATAATAAAGGAGAATCAACGAGATTTATTGATTGGAAGCTTTTTGCTCGATCTCAAAAATTATTTCTTAAGCGATTTAAGGAAGAAACAAATCTAAGAGCATATTTTATCCTTGATGGATCACGCTCCATGCTGTTTCCGAAGGACGAAACTACTGCCCTTGAACAGCAAAGCAAATTTCATTTTGCTACCTATTTGGCAGCATCTCTGATGGTTGTGCTTCACGAGCAAAAGGATGCAGTGGGTCTAAGTCTTATAGGCGATAAGATTATTTTTCATTCGTCGGTTCGTTCTTCTTTTTCACACCATCGTTTCCTTCTCCAAGTACTTGAACAACATCTTGAAAAAATGTACGAAGAAAAACCTCAACAAACTGAATTGGTTGCATGCTTGCATGAAATAGCAGAACGTATTCATCGTCGGAGCTTGATCATATTACTTACTGATTTTATGGATGTTCGACACAACATGAATGAACTATATGACGCTCTTTTGCATATTAGGCATAACAAAAATGAGGTAATTTTATTTCATGTAATAGACGGGCAGCTGGAAGGTGAGTTTCAATTTAATAATCAACCCCATAAATTCATAGATTTGGAATCTGGTGGTTTGGTAAAAATACGTCCAGCCGAAATTAGAGATACTTACATTCGTAATTTTGCTCAATGGCTTAAGATGATTGAGGATATGGCTATTGAATTTGGTATGGACTATCAATTAGCAAATTTACGTTCTGGACTCGAGGGAGTCTTGATTCCCTTCTTTATGCGACGTTTGCAGGTTCGCTCTTAG
- a CDS encoding tetratricopeptide repeat protein, whose amino-acid sequence MKRFLLLVFFLTSSIFFRGQIHLDSLHRKSIALRKYDPEKSFSIARQAYQLSLQQNSASDIALSLRNMGTACLLLGKYNDGIKYLQESQQWYEKINDLKGISACANNLGLIYKRTDHLDLAAYYFLKAIYLDLQLNDTAALSSGLNNLAEILQLKGRVEQALYLYQLSTTIDLKYGDTLSAALSLLNIANLYSIIDSTRKSMELLQKVIQIAKEYDHPLMMAHAFNLQGNNYRILCQYDSARFYLSHSLQLRKKYDDWEGLINSYIYYAYLLSDEGKFDSAQEYFFSAMNHCIETGHRFLAFHSLLTYGKMLHHQRKWHESTQTLLNAIEIAENSGYMLDLPEIYNLIALNYDSLGNDEMARKYHQLNILSLSKKPITPRQTITSSRQNFWLGILVFFFVVILFLLVWLMLEILKISKLRANLQTSHKEGNQDSLESRT is encoded by the coding sequence ATGAAACGCTTTCTTTTACTTGTATTTTTTTTAACAAGCTCAATATTTTTTCGTGGTCAAATACATCTAGACTCTCTTCACAGAAAATCAATTGCATTAAGAAAATACGACCCAGAAAAAAGTTTTTCCATTGCCAGGCAAGCTTATCAATTATCGTTACAGCAAAACAGTGCTTCAGACATTGCTCTGAGTCTTCGGAACATGGGAACTGCGTGCCTTCTTCTTGGAAAATACAATGATGGTATTAAATATTTACAAGAAAGTCAGCAATGGTATGAGAAAATTAATGATCTTAAAGGCATTTCAGCTTGTGCCAATAATCTAGGACTTATTTATAAAAGAACTGATCATTTAGATTTGGCTGCTTATTACTTTCTCAAGGCTATTTATTTAGATCTTCAACTTAATGATACAGCAGCACTTTCCTCTGGCTTAAATAATCTTGCAGAAATTCTACAGTTAAAGGGACGTGTAGAACAGGCATTATATCTTTATCAGTTATCGACAACGATTGACCTCAAATACGGGGACACATTGAGTGCTGCCCTTTCTTTGCTCAACATAGCTAATCTCTATTCTATCATCGATTCAACCAGAAAAAGCATGGAATTATTACAAAAAGTCATTCAAATTGCTAAAGAATATGATCATCCACTCATGATGGCTCATGCTTTTAATTTGCAAGGGAACAATTATAGGATTTTATGTCAATATGATTCAGCACGTTTTTATCTTTCTCATAGTTTGCAACTTCGGAAAAAATACGACGACTGGGAAGGATTAATAAATAGTTACATATATTATGCTTATCTACTTTCAGATGAAGGGAAATTCGATAGTGCCCAGGAATATTTTTTCTCAGCCATGAACCATTGCATTGAAACAGGTCATCGATTTCTTGCTTTTCATTCCCTTCTTACCTATGGCAAAATGCTCCATCATCAACGAAAATGGCACGAAAGCACTCAGACATTGCTTAATGCTATCGAAATTGCTGAAAACTCTGGTTACATGCTTGATTTACCCGAAATATATAATCTTATTGCTCTAAATTATGACTCGCTTGGCAACGATGAAATGGCACGAAAATACCATCAACTCAACATACTATCTTTAAGCAAAAAACCAATTACGCCTCGACAAACCATAACTTCTTCCCGTCAAAACTTCTGGCTAGGAATACTAGTCTTTTTCTTTGTAGTGATTTTATTTTTATTGGTCTGGCTAATGTTAGAAATATTAAAAATAAGCAAACTAAGAGCGAACCTGCAAACGTCGCATAAAGAAGGGAATCAAGACTCCCTCGAGTCCAGAACGTAA
- the trxA gene encoding thioredoxin, whose product MVIQLTDSNFDQEVLQSNLPVVVDFWAEWCGPCRLIGPIIEELAKDYDGKIKFVKLNVDENPSSTMRFGIRNIPTILFFKDGQVIDKQVGAVPRRILEEKLMRLL is encoded by the coding sequence ATGGTAATTCAACTTACAGATAGCAATTTTGATCAGGAAGTATTACAAAGCAATTTACCCGTTGTTGTGGATTTTTGGGCCGAATGGTGTGGGCCGTGTCGTTTGATTGGCCCTATTATTGAAGAATTAGCTAAAGATTACGATGGAAAAATTAAGTTTGTTAAATTAAATGTAGACGAAAATCCAAGCTCTACCATGAGATTTGGAATTCGCAATATTCCTACCATTCTTTTTTTCAAAGATGGTCAGGTTATTGATAAGCAGGTTGGGGCAGTTCCTAGGCGAATTTTAGAAGAAAAATTAATGCGACTGCTTTGA